From one Methanosphaera sp. WGK6 genomic stretch:
- a CDS encoding TM2 domain-containing protein, with the protein MMKCPNCGYTNQDRTCCVICGQDLNTTYHIQNNEPQNNYNTPQTTTNTYNSYENPKYNNQNQEDNDYYPEYNDTNNYYDDNSQEQYTQPKYTHKKSKALIFILTLILPGFGQIYLGDILKGIILFVLCYVLRISSNLFLLLLWFILYIYTMQDALVKVDRYNENVK; encoded by the coding sequence ATGATGAAATGTCCTAATTGTGGTTATACAAATCAAGATAGAACATGTTGTGTAATTTGTGGTCAAGACTTAAACACAACATATCATATACAGAATAATGAACCACAAAACAACTACAATACACCACAAACAACTACAAACACATATAATTCCTATGAAAACCCCAAATATAATAATCAAAATCAGGAAGATAATGATTATTATCCAGAATATAATGACACAAATAATTATTATGATGACAATTCCCAAGAGCAATACACTCAACCAAAATATACTCATAAAAAAAGTAAAGCACTTATATTTATATTAACCCTAATTCTTCCAGGATTTGGTCAAATATACTTAGGAGATATTCTTAAAGGTATAATTCTCTTTGTTCTATGTTATGTATTAAGAATATCATCAAATCTATTCCTACTACTATTATGGTTTATTCTATATATTTATACCATGCAAGATGCCCTGGTAAAAGTAGATAGATATAATGAAAATGTAAAATAA
- a CDS encoding nitroreductase → MNSTLEDLKTRRSIRKFSDKKVSREDLEKILEAGTYAPTSLGSQSPRILVTQRKDIIDRIEEWNKSFFPPAVLEARGNNVKPFYGASTLVIVLGDKNNPNYVQDASLVLGNILNAAHALGLGSCWIHRAKEEFESLQGKELLKVWNIPDNYVGVGHAIIGYPADDCDVEVAPRKDDYITYLDDLL, encoded by the coding sequence ATGAATTCAACATTAGAAGATTTAAAAACAAGACGCAGTATCAGAAAATTTAGTGATAAAAAAGTAAGTAGAGAAGACTTAGAAAAAATATTAGAAGCTGGAACATATGCACCTACAAGTTTAGGAAGTCAATCACCTAGAATTCTTGTAACTCAAAGAAAAGATATAATTGATAGAATAGAAGAATGGAACAAATCATTTTTCCCACCAGCTGTTCTTGAAGCAAGAGGAAATAATGTTAAACCATTTTATGGTGCATCTACTTTAGTTATTGTACTCGGTGATAAAAATAATCCTAATTATGTTCAAGATGCTTCTCTAGTTTTAGGAAATATTCTTAATGCTGCTCATGCATTAGGTCTTGGCAGTTGTTGGATTCATAGAGCAAAAGAAGAATTTGAAAGCCTTCAGGGTAAAGAATTACTTAAAGTATGGAATATACCTGATAATTATGTGGGTGTAGGTCATGCTATAATAGGATATCCTGCTGATGATTGTGATGTGGAAGTAGCACCAAGAAAAGATGATTATATAACTTATTTGGATGATTTATTATAA
- a CDS encoding DUF763 domain-containing protein has translation MQRKGITNLPLHSNHTPPWLWKRMVKLSGALTEVILEEYGQKEFLERISNPYWFQGFSCVIGFDWHSSGTTTTTCGALRASLNPEEHGIAVLGGKGKNSRKTPRQLEDISSTFNISTKATNTLIESSKLSAKIDNSCIQDTYTLYQHNFFLTESGDWAVVQQGMNTGSGYARRYHWMNTDMDNFLNDPHTGIECDKKQEETLNMSAKDSSEVQKISVDLINDNPEHLRTYFRRKDSKQTLLTDFFDFKQETHDVTGFNNQESFTMPAHHEVLDMDLSDNEFKVLKNAYEIQPENYKELISLKGIGPKKIRALALISDLIYGEKASWEDPVKYSFAHGGKDGFPYPVDREVYDHSINTIKDAINEAKIDKKDKLDAIKRLNKFL, from the coding sequence ATGCAGAGAAAAGGAATTACTAATCTTCCATTACACTCTAATCATACACCACCATGGTTATGGAAGAGGATGGTTAAATTATCTGGAGCTTTAACAGAAGTTATACTTGAAGAATATGGTCAAAAAGAATTCTTGGAACGAATATCAAATCCATACTGGTTTCAAGGATTTTCATGTGTAATAGGATTTGATTGGCATTCATCTGGAACAACAACCACTACGTGTGGAGCACTAAGAGCAAGTCTTAATCCTGAAGAACATGGTATAGCAGTACTTGGAGGTAAAGGAAAAAATTCTAGAAAAACACCTAGGCAATTAGAGGATATATCATCTACATTTAATATAAGTACAAAGGCTACAAACACATTAATTGAATCATCAAAATTATCTGCAAAAATAGATAACTCCTGTATTCAAGATACTTACACATTATACCAACATAATTTCTTTTTAACAGAATCTGGAGATTGGGCAGTGGTACAACAAGGAATGAATACTGGAAGTGGATATGCACGTAGATATCATTGGATGAATACAGATATGGATAATTTTCTAAATGACCCTCATACTGGAATTGAATGTGACAAAAAACAAGAAGAAACACTAAATATGTCCGCAAAGGATAGTAGTGAAGTTCAAAAAATTAGTGTAGATTTAATTAATGATAATCCAGAACATCTAAGAACATACTTTAGAAGAAAAGATTCTAAACAAACATTACTCACAGATTTCTTTGATTTCAAACAAGAAACTCATGATGTAACAGGGTTTAATAATCAAGAATCTTTCACAATGCCTGCTCATCATGAAGTATTGGATATGGATTTATCAGATAATGAATTCAAGGTACTTAAAAATGCATATGAAATTCAACCAGAAAATTATAAAGAATTAATTTCTCTAAAAGGAATAGGTCCAAAGAAGATAAGAGCACTAGCATTGATAAGTGATTTAATTTATGGAGAAAAGGCTAGTTGGGAAGATCCTGTGAAATATAGTTTTGCTCATGGTGGAAAAGATGGATTTCCATACCCAGTAGATAGAGAAGTCTATGATCACTCAATAAATACTATAAAAGATGCAATCAATGAAGCAAAAATAGATAAAAAAGATAAACTAGATGCAATAAAACGATTAAATAAATTTTTATAA
- a CDS encoding cation:proton antiporter has translation MDLYLLENISIILITAVAILLIFNKLKLPSMIGLFLTGIILGQFITSTEIITSMSELGVIFLLFIIGLEFSIEKFSAIKQYAVLGGLMQVVLTTILITIIMYIAHFPLNSSIFMGFLVCFSSTAIVMKLIQKKRLTHSLQGRVTLGILIFQDIAVIIVLLLTPLLGGQSLDMSTLPITLAKLVGLTIIIILGAKWIVPKALHEAARTKNRDLYMLFILFICLGTTYATSLVGISPELGAFIAGLLISNTEYSHQTLGYIQPFQDVFMSIFLISIGLMINVSYFINNILLIIALAVLVLIVKFLATFITGHVLKIPVKTTIAIAILLSQIGEFSFVLATEGMKYGLISEGLFTAFLSMSIITMSATPFLQRITPEIVNLFKKIPYFQIDDELKTIQPTEVLDEELEDHVILVGFGVNGKNLSQACEHYHIPYVIVDVDPLIVEKEKALGLPIIYGSGGSESVLKELKVTSAKCIVIATSDYESTLETVDTARRLNPNIHIIVRTRYLKHVDEVYEAGADEVIPEEFETSIVMFSRVMDYYNKDSEEINDTLESLRADSYNVFRCISPEEIKTSLSERLTDLNIDSIYVTKQKQLNELKFRDYNLTVTSIIRNDKTITGIHPKFELEIDDLVLFTGKPENIEEFLKETFINQEI, from the coding sequence ATGGATTTATATTTATTAGAAAATATATCAATAATTTTAATTACAGCAGTAGCTATCCTATTAATTTTTAATAAACTTAAACTTCCATCAATGATTGGACTTTTTTTAACAGGAATTATTCTGGGCCAATTTATTACTTCAACAGAAATTATAACCAGTATGTCGGAATTAGGAGTTATATTTTTATTATTTATTATAGGTTTAGAATTTTCAATTGAGAAATTTTCGGCAATAAAACAATATGCTGTACTGGGCGGTTTAATGCAGGTTGTTTTAACAACTATTTTAATTACTATTATAATGTATATTGCTCATTTCCCACTTAATTCATCAATATTTATGGGATTTTTAGTGTGTTTCAGTAGTACTGCTATTGTAATGAAGCTTATACAGAAAAAACGTTTAACTCATTCATTACAAGGTAGGGTAACTTTAGGTATTCTTATATTTCAAGATATAGCAGTTATTATTGTACTTTTACTTACACCATTACTTGGTGGTCAATCATTAGATATGAGTACTTTACCCATAACACTTGCAAAATTAGTAGGTCTTACAATAATTATCATTCTTGGAGCCAAATGGATTGTTCCTAAAGCACTTCATGAAGCTGCACGAACTAAAAATAGGGATTTGTACATGTTATTTATCCTATTTATATGTCTAGGAACTACTTATGCAACATCTCTTGTTGGAATATCTCCAGAACTTGGTGCATTTATTGCAGGTTTACTTATATCTAATACAGAATACAGTCATCAAACACTTGGATATATTCAACCATTCCAAGATGTATTTATGAGTATATTCCTTATATCAATAGGTTTAATGATAAATGTAAGTTATTTTATTAATAATATCTTATTAATCATAGCTTTAGCAGTACTTGTACTTATTGTTAAATTCTTAGCAACATTTATAACAGGACATGTTTTAAAAATACCTGTGAAGACAACAATTGCAATTGCAATTCTTTTAAGTCAAATTGGGGAATTTTCATTTGTACTTGCAACGGAGGGTATGAAATATGGCTTGATAAGTGAAGGTTTATTTACAGCATTCTTATCTATGAGTATAATTACAATGTCTGCTACACCATTCTTACAGAGAATTACACCAGAGATTGTGAATTTATTTAAGAAGATACCTTACTTCCAGATAGATGATGAATTAAAAACAATACAACCTACGGAAGTATTAGATGAAGAATTAGAGGATCATGTGATTCTTGTAGGATTTGGTGTGAATGGTAAAAATTTATCACAAGCTTGTGAACATTATCATATACCTTATGTTATTGTTGATGTAGATCCACTTATTGTGGAAAAAGAAAAAGCATTAGGTCTACCAATTATTTATGGTAGTGGTGGTAGTGAAAGTGTATTGAAAGAGTTGAAAGTAACTTCAGCAAAATGTATAGTTATTGCTACATCAGATTATGAAAGTACTTTAGAAACTGTGGATACTGCAAGACGTTTAAATCCAAATATTCATATAATTGTTAGAACAAGGTATTTGAAACATGTTGATGAGGTTTATGAAGCTGGCGCTGATGAGGTTATTCCTGAAGAATTTGAAACTAGTATTGTGATGTTTAGTAGAGTAATGGACTACTATAACAAAGATTCTGAAGAAATAAATGATACTCTTGAAAGTTTAAGAGCAGATAGTTACAATGTATTCCGTTGTATTTCACCAGAGGAAATTAAAACATCACTTAGTGAAAGACTTACTGATTTAAATATTGATTCAATTTATGTTACAAAACAAAAACAATTGAATGAACTTAAATTTAGGGATTATAATTTAACTGTTACATCAATTATTAGAAATGATAAAACTATTACAGGTATACATCCTAAATTTGAATTAGAAATAGATGATTTAGTATTATTCACAGGAAAACCTGAAAATATTGAAGAATTTTTAAAAGAAACTTTTATTAATCAAGAAATTTAA